In Shouchella patagoniensis, the following are encoded in one genomic region:
- a CDS encoding HAD family hydrolase, whose amino-acid sequence MKKYRVVLFDLDGTLSDPKEGIIQSMTYALQKMGISTLEKQKLDLFIGPPLQDSFKQYFQMTDKQIQVALGYYRERYKTIGMYENTLYEGIVPMLGDLKASGLTLAVATSKPTLFAEAILDYFQMDQLFDLIVGSNMDGTRRHKNEIIFDVLTKLGNTDLNEVIMIGDRSHDIIGAKTCGIDSIGVTYGYGSAAELTSAGATYVFNKVTDIMRVLVEGERNCFKT is encoded by the coding sequence ATGAAGAAGTATCGAGTCGTTTTGTTTGATTTAGATGGAACCCTATCAGATCCAAAAGAAGGAATCATTCAATCAATGACGTACGCGCTGCAAAAAATGGGAATCTCTACTTTGGAAAAACAGAAGTTGGATTTGTTTATAGGGCCACCTTTGCAAGATTCATTTAAACAGTATTTTCAAATGACGGATAAACAAATTCAGGTGGCACTTGGTTACTACCGTGAACGGTATAAGACAATTGGTATGTACGAAAATACACTATACGAAGGCATCGTGCCAATGCTTGGAGATCTAAAAGCATCAGGTTTGACACTTGCAGTAGCAACATCTAAGCCAACCCTTTTTGCAGAAGCAATCCTTGATTATTTTCAAATGGATCAGTTGTTTGATTTAATCGTTGGGAGCAATATGGATGGGACAAGACGTCATAAGAACGAAATTATTTTTGACGTATTAACGAAACTAGGCAATACAGATTTGAACGAAGTCATTATGATTGGTGATCGTTCCCACGATATAATTGGGGCTAAAACATGTGGAATCGATTCAATTGGGGTTACATATGGGTATGGGTCAGCTGCTGAATTAACTAGTGCTGGAGCAACGTATGTTTTCAATAAAGTGACCGACATCATGAGGGTACTAGTTGAAGGGGAACGGAACTGTTTTAAGACTTGA